TGTGGTAGCGTTACTCGTATCTACCACGTTGCTTAATTCTACAGGAATGGAGGCCTTGTCTTCTCCCTTTCTGTATTCAAAGACTACACCTGTTCCAACAGGAGCAGGGTGTCCGATCAGGTTTACTTCCTTGCCGGAATGTAATCCGATCCCCTTAATTCTAACTGTTTCTTTAAGAGTTTTTCTATGTTCTGTGAAATTCATCATTTCCTGCCCCGGAAACTTTCGGTTCCGGAATCCATTCGCTTTGCACTGGGCTCTTACTAATATTGGACGTTTGCAAGATCCAACAAAAATTAACCCTTTAGGACTATAGAAGCAATATCCATGCCAGGTGCAGTGCAAAAAGATGATTTTAGACGGGCATTATAGCCCGGTACAGAGACAACTAGACATAATTTGAAAGAAATTTCTGTACTTTTGTCTCTTTTTTACAACAGTGTTGTTTTAGGGAGACAGAATCCATTTACCATGGTAACTCTTCCCCGTTTTGATGAAAGAATCTTCCGGACCTTTCCGGACCGAGTTTTTCCACTAAATGGGCTAGTCCCTCGGCTGCTTCTCTAGGTGGAATTCCTTGTCTTCCTGTCATTTCGGTGGCTACCATTCCAGGGTGGAAAATACCTACAGAGATCTTCTTAGGTGCAAGGTCTCGAGCAAGACTAACTGCACCAGCATTTAAGGCGGCTTTGGACATTCTATATCCGTAATAGGCTCCGGAAGTATTGTCTGCGATAGATCCCATTCTGCTAGTGATAAATATCAATTTTGAGTTTGGGCCAAGTTTAGGAAGAAGTAGACGACTCAGTCGAATCGGGCCAATTGCATTTACCAGGATCTGGGTTTCGAGTTCTGTAAAGTCCACACTTTCTAAATTATCTGGGATCAAGATCCCCGCGTTATTGATGAGTATGTCTAGCTTGACTCCGGTCAAAAAACCGGAAAGAGTTTCGAAACTTTGGCTTTGTGTCAGGTCCAGGCCTTCAAAAATTTTTACACCCAGCCTGCGCAAAGGTTCTGAACTTTTTCTACAAGCTGCATAAACTGTGTAACCTTTTTCGGAATATAAATTTGCGAGCTCTAGACCGATTCCTCGATTGGCTCCTGTTATTAAAATATGTTTCATTCGGATTAAATTAAAAAAGAAGAAGTCTAGAAAGAAATACTTAAAGATGGGAATCAGTTGACGCCTTGGAAAATACTTTCCAAACTTTCCCGCGTATGCAATTCCAGATCTCTCATAAACCTTCCTTCTCCTTATTGAAACTTAGATTAGGCCCTGGTCAATCGATTAAATCGGAAGCCGGAGCCATGGTGTACATGAGTTCCAAAATGGGTGTAGAAACTAAAATGGGAAGTGGCTTTCTTTCTGCCCTTTCCAGAAAAATTTTTGGAGGAGAATCATTCTTCTTCAATACTTACACTGCTCCTGATGTAGGTGGAGAGATTGGACTCGCTCCAGATCTTCCCGGAGATATCATTGATCTGGATTTGAATGGAAAAAGTATTTTTGTACAATCTGGATCTTATCTTGCTTCCGATCCTGGTATCCAAGTAGTTTCTAAATTTGGTGGTCTTCGTTCTTTATTCGGTGGAGAAGGTCTGTTCTTATTAGAAATTTCTGGAACAGGAAAAGTATTCTTAAGTTCTTATGGAGCTATCGTTCCAATTAAAGTAGAAGGAAATTATACTGTAGACACAGGTCATATAGTCGCCTTCGAAAATTCTCTACAATTCAAAGTAGGGAAGGCTGGAGGAAATTGGAAATCCACTCTACTCGGTGGCGAAGGTTTAGTCGCAAATTTTTCAGGAAACGGAACTCTTTGGATTCAATCCAGAGTGCCATCCGGATTTATCAGCTGGCTTACCAAACTTCTTCCAGTTTAACAAATATCAGGAATCAAAATGAATATCCAAGTTTTATACAAACCATCTTATTCCGTAGCAAAAGTAAACTTAAGTTCCGGAGAATCTATTAAGGCGGAAGCGGGGGCTCTTATGAGTATGAGCTCTCATATCCAAATGCAAACAAGTAAGGCACAACAAGGAGGCTTACTCAAATCCTTGAAGGCTGCTTTTTTAGGGGGAGAATCTTTTTGGATGAACACATTCTCCGCATCACAACCAGGAGAAGTTTTACTTGCTCCAACACTTCCCGGTGATATAGAAAAACTGGAATTGAATGGAACAATTTTTATCCAATCCAGTTCTTTCCTCGCTTCAAAACCTGAGATCGATATAGATACAAAGTTCCAAGGATTAAAAGGTTTTTTCAGTGGAGAGTCTTTGTTCTTCTTAAAACTTTCCGGAAATGGCCCAGTGCTTATCTCCAGTTACGGTGGGATCGAAGTCCTAGATGTAGAAGGCGAATTTATAGTAGATACGGGCCATATAGTTGCATTCGAAGAAGGACTACAATATGAGATTACGAAGTTCGGAGGTTGGAAATCCTTCTTTCTTGGTGGCGAAGGTTTCGTCGCCAAATTTAAAGGAAGAGGAAGACTCTGGCTCCAATCCAGAAATGTGCCTACACTCGGCGCTTGGTTCAGATCCGAATTACCACCTAGAAAGGAATAATATATGAAATTTGAAATATTAGCAAAACCTGATTTTCCCATCTTAAAATTGAATCTGATATCCGGAGAATCCATTCGTGCAGAATCCGGTGCAATGGTTGCCATGTCTCCTCAGGTCAAAATGGAGACCAAGGCGCAAGGTGGGATCTTTGCCTCTGCAAAAAGAGCTTTGTTTAGCGGTGAGTCCTTCTTTCAAAATACATTCACGGTGGAAAGTGGAAATGGTGAGTTATTTTTAACATCCGCCACCCAAGGAGATTTGGAACATAGAGCTCTCAAAAACGAAGAATTGATCTTAAGTAGAGGAGCCTATGTTGCTGGTGGAACAGAGCTTGCGATAGATAGCAAATGGGGAGGTTTCAAAGGATTTTTTGCGGGAGAAGGTTTATTCTTTCTAAAAGTTTCAGGAACAGGGGACCTTTTCTTTTCGAGTTTTGGAGCAATCCATACAGTAGATGTAGACGGAATGTACATCGTAGACACAGGTCATATTGTGGGCTTTGAACCTAGTTTGGATTATCATATAGATAAAGTAGGTGGACTAAAATCACTTTTCTTATCTGGTGAAGGACTTGTTGCAAAGTTTTCAGGTAAAGGTAGGCTATACCTTCAAACTAGAAACCAAAACTCTTTTGCTTCCTGGGCAAATTCTTGGAGAAGAGTGCAACGTTCCACGAGCGGAGGGGATTAAGCCCTTCCTGGGTAGCCAATCACATCCATAAAGGCGGAAACTGAGAATACCGCCTTTCCTGGTCCTGGTTCTCCATAACCCGGAGGTACTGGAAGATTATATTTTTCGAATGTAGACTTCCAGACTGTGAGTAATTCACAGAAGTATTCCAACGGAGGACCGGCCTGTGTTCCTAAAGTTGTATAAGGTTCCGGACACCAAGCAGTAAATCTAGGCATGATCCCTTTTGACATGAAGAAGTCTAAACCTTCTCCAGTAGATTTAATTGCTTCTGCAACTGTAGAAAATCCCCAAGGTTGTGAAAGTTCTACGCCACCTACAAAGTTTGGGATCACATAAGAAGGCCCAAAAATTTCCGCAGAATCAACGATCCTTCTGATCCAAGTATCTCTACCGATATAAGCTTCTTTTCCAGGACAAATTTTCCGGAATAGTTCAGGTTCCCAGACTTCGTAGTTTGGGTGGTAAACTTGGATTCCTGCATCTTTGAATTTTTTGCAGTCATCATTCTCCCATGCTTGGGAAACAATCTTGCCCATCCATCTTCCAGGGAACTTTTGCTCGATGGCTTGCGCGTATTCTAAATAAAAATCGATTTCATTTTTTTTCTTGAGAGAAGTGATTACGGAACCGCCAGTGATCGTATAAACTTTCGCGATCTCGTCTTCTGCATCTATCCAAGACAGAACTTCTAAAATATCTTCTATATCTTTAACGCCTGTATAAGGTCTGCCTGCATTCTTTTGTTGTCTATAGTTATGATTGATATCGCAGTACGCGCATTCTTCGTCTTTGCCAAAATACTGGCAGTTGCGGAATACAGTTAGGTAGATTAGATACCCCCATTCAATAACAGGTGCGATCTCTCCAGGAATTTTTCCAGATTTGGTTTTGTGTCTGTACCAAGCAGGCTTAGGTGGATATTCTAATTTTCCTAGAAATGTTTCATTAAGATAAAGACCAGGTCTTCCTTCGTCTTTTTCTCCAGGAGGGATACGTTTTACTTTGTACGGTGATTCCGGATTATTACGAGTGGAAACAATAGTAGGCAATAAATTGAAATAACCGCCAGTGATCTTGATCTCTTCCGGCGCCTTGGAGTCAGTTCCTTCTTTCATATCCGCAAGTGGAATATGGTCGAAGGAGAAGATGAAATAATCCTTGGTCTTATAGTCTCCCTCTATCTGAAAAGATTCAGGAAGAAAATGGATCCCTTGCCTCAGAATATCCTGTTTCAGAATTGCTTCGAATGGGATCTGTTTATATTTTTTTTCCATTTCCTCCAACAAGGCTATGGAAGATTCGGGGCGAAGGGTACTCGTGCTCATCTTAACTCCAGACTGGTTTACATGGGAGTTTTGGCATCTAGTTTTTGGCTTTTTCATCCTTGACTGAGGGATTTCAAACTGTATTTTTTTCTGCCAGAATGAGACGATTTCGCAATAGTTTCTTAGTATTCTCTCTGTTTCTGGGACTCTTCCTTTTTAACGGAGATGGGCTTCTTCTTGCCAAAACCAAAAAACAAAAACCCACAAAAGAAAGCGGCACCGAATATGTTTTCGGTTGGACCCAAGTGGCTTCCGGATTTAAAGAAATCACCGATATACAATTTCATCCAAGCCTACCTGGTGAGATGGTTGTCTTAGAGAAGAAGGGGAAAATCCTTCTTTGGAATTTTACAAATAAAGAATCCAAACTTATCGCAGATTTTACAGGAAGTGTAGAGACCAGATCAGAAGAAGGTTTACTTGGCCTCGCATTTCATCCTAAGTTTTCGGAAAATAAGCTCTTCTATATCAATGCAGTTTCTAAAGAGGCAGGCAAGGACCAAACATTCATTTTAGAATTTCGATGGGATGATTCTAAGGTTATTCGCTGGCAGGATCGTAAGAGGATCTTACTTAGAGTGGACCAGCCTTATTCCAATCATAACGCAGGCCAGTTAAGTTTTGGTCCAGACGGAAAATTATATATCGGTTTTGGAGATGGGGGTGCAGGTGGAGATCCATACAAACATGGACAAAATACTTCTACCTATCTAGGAACTCTCATCCGAATAACACCTAACCTGGATGCAAATGCTCCTCCTTATAAGATCCCGGAAGATAATCCTTACAAAAACTCACCTGGTTTTTTACCTGAAATTTGGGCCTATGGCTTCAGAAATCCTTGGAAGTTTTCTTTCGATACCAAAACAGGGGATCTATATCTTGCAGATGTAGGACAGGATGATTGGGAAGAAG
The genomic region above belongs to Leptospira saintgironsiae and contains:
- a CDS encoding radical SAM protein; this translates as MSTSTLRPESSIALLEEMEKKYKQIPFEAILKQDILRQGIHFLPESFQIEGDYKTKDYFIFSFDHIPLADMKEGTDSKAPEEIKITGGYFNLLPTIVSTRNNPESPYKVKRIPPGEKDEGRPGLYLNETFLGKLEYPPKPAWYRHKTKSGKIPGEIAPVIEWGYLIYLTVFRNCQYFGKDEECAYCDINHNYRQQKNAGRPYTGVKDIEDILEVLSWIDAEDEIAKVYTITGGSVITSLKKKNEIDFYLEYAQAIEQKFPGRWMGKIVSQAWENDDCKKFKDAGIQVYHPNYEVWEPELFRKICPGKEAYIGRDTWIRRIVDSAEIFGPSYVIPNFVGGVELSQPWGFSTVAEAIKSTGEGLDFFMSKGIMPRFTAWCPEPYTTLGTQAGPPLEYFCELLTVWKSTFEKYNLPVPPGYGEPGPGKAVFSVSAFMDVIGYPGRA
- a CDS encoding TIGR00266 family protein, giving the protein MQFQISHKPSFSLLKLRLGPGQSIKSEAGAMVYMSSKMGVETKMGSGFLSALSRKIFGGESFFFNTYTAPDVGGEIGLAPDLPGDIIDLDLNGKSIFVQSGSYLASDPGIQVVSKFGGLRSLFGGEGLFLLEISGTGKVFLSSYGAIVPIKVEGNYTVDTGHIVAFENSLQFKVGKAGGNWKSTLLGGEGLVANFSGNGTLWIQSRVPSGFISWLTKLLPV
- a CDS encoding SDR family oxidoreductase, which translates into the protein MRMKHILITGANRGIGLELANLYSEKGYTVYAACRKSSEPLRRLGVKIFEGLDLTQSQSFETLSGFLTGVKLDILINNAGILIPDNLESVDFTELETQILVNAIGPIRLSRLLLPKLGPNSKLIFITSRMGSIADNTSGAYYGYRMSKAALNAGAVSLARDLAPKKISVGIFHPGMVATEMTGRQGIPPREAAEGLAHLVEKLGPERSGRFFHQNGEELPW
- a CDS encoding TIGR00266 family protein, with the translated sequence MKFEILAKPDFPILKLNLISGESIRAESGAMVAMSPQVKMETKAQGGIFASAKRALFSGESFFQNTFTVESGNGELFLTSATQGDLEHRALKNEELILSRGAYVAGGTELAIDSKWGGFKGFFAGEGLFFLKVSGTGDLFFSSFGAIHTVDVDGMYIVDTGHIVGFEPSLDYHIDKVGGLKSLFLSGEGLVAKFSGKGRLYLQTRNQNSFASWANSWRRVQRSTSGGD
- a CDS encoding TIGR00266 family protein, translating into MNIQVLYKPSYSVAKVNLSSGESIKAEAGALMSMSSHIQMQTSKAQQGGLLKSLKAAFLGGESFWMNTFSASQPGEVLLAPTLPGDIEKLELNGTIFIQSSSFLASKPEIDIDTKFQGLKGFFSGESLFFLKLSGNGPVLISSYGGIEVLDVEGEFIVDTGHIVAFEEGLQYEITKFGGWKSFFLGGEGFVAKFKGRGRLWLQSRNVPTLGAWFRSELPPRKE
- a CDS encoding PQQ-dependent sugar dehydrogenase, whose protein sequence is MRRFRNSFLVFSLFLGLFLFNGDGLLLAKTKKQKPTKESGTEYVFGWTQVASGFKEITDIQFHPSLPGEMVVLEKKGKILLWNFTNKESKLIADFTGSVETRSEEGLLGLAFHPKFSENKLFYINAVSKEAGKDQTFILEFRWDDSKVIRWQDRKRILLRVDQPYSNHNAGQLSFGPDGKLYIGFGDGGAGGDPYKHGQNTSTYLGTLIRITPNLDANAPPYKIPEDNPYKNSPGFLPEIWAYGFRNPWKFSFDTKTGDLYLADVGQDDWEEVDLVLKGKNYGWNIKEGFHCFLPKDTCEKPGLTDPILEYDHNLGRSITGGYVYRGKNLSKYYGWYIFADFTSGKLLGFSTETESKRKLTVLGDTHFLISTFGQDSTGELYFGDFSSGNIFQIGKKN